A single window of Brevundimonas naejangsanensis DNA harbors:
- a CDS encoding septal ring lytic transglycosylase RlpA family protein gives MWARILRAAVVAAAFSTLAACASLGGGREAPLKPPVVTDPAPIVSGTMRPYQIRGRWYHPKEQPNYDEVGQASWYGSYHHGRSTSTGERFDMNGLTAAHKTLPLPSLVEVTNRANGRRVILRVNDRGPFVDGRIIDLSRGAAEELGLLNQGVGEVRVRYVGRAPRQGGETPMQRAEATPAGTDSAPSRDAGPRPYYEVATAPPPAQAPAPQPVPSFAAPAAAYWVQAGAYSDRRGADQVARRLGDRASIQNLDRDGRTLFRVVVGPWPDATAAERARQAVIARGFSDALLIGG, from the coding sequence ATGTGGGCCAGGATCCTGAGAGCGGCGGTCGTCGCCGCCGCCTTTTCGACCCTGGCGGCGTGCGCCAGCTTGGGCGGAGGGCGCGAGGCGCCGCTGAAGCCGCCTGTCGTCACGGACCCTGCGCCGATCGTTTCGGGAACCATGCGGCCCTATCAGATCCGCGGTCGCTGGTATCACCCGAAGGAACAGCCCAACTATGACGAGGTGGGTCAGGCCTCGTGGTACGGCTCCTATCACCACGGCCGCTCGACCTCGACGGGCGAGCGTTTCGATATGAACGGCCTGACGGCGGCTCACAAGACCTTGCCGCTGCCCAGTCTCGTCGAGGTCACCAACCGGGCGAACGGGCGTCGGGTGATCCTGCGCGTCAACGATCGCGGCCCCTTCGTCGACGGGCGAATCATCGACCTGTCGCGCGGGGCGGCTGAGGAATTGGGCCTGCTGAATCAGGGCGTGGGCGAAGTGCGGGTCCGCTATGTCGGCCGGGCCCCGCGTCAGGGCGGCGAGACGCCGATGCAGCGCGCAGAGGCGACGCCTGCCGGCACCGACTCCGCGCCGAGCCGAGACGCGGGACCGCGCCCTTATTATGAAGTCGCGACGGCGCCGCCACCCGCACAGGCGCCTGCGCCTCAGCCTGTTCCGTCTTTCGCTGCTCCTGCCGCTGCCTATTGGGTGCAGGCCGGGGCCTATTCGGATCGGCGCGGCGCGGATCAGGTCGCGCGCCGCCTCGGCGACCGAGCCTCCATCCAGAACCTCGATCGAGACGGCCGAACCCTGTTTCGCGTCGTCGTCGGACCCTGGCCCGATGCGACGGCGGCGGAGCGCGCGCGTCAGGCCGTGATTGCGCGCGGTTTCAGCGACGCCCTGTTGATAGGCGGCTGA
- the tmk gene encoding dTMP kinase, with protein MQRGRFITFEGGEGAGKTTQARLLVERLRAAGLDVVQTREPGGSPGAEEIRNIAVSGDADRWSARTETLLMYAARSDHLERTIRPALEAGRWVVCDRFADSSRVYQGAGGGAPESLIEALDAAVVDGDQPDLTLVFDLPVDVGLERAFGRGLFETRFESKGMAFHQKLREGFLDVAERHPDRCVVIDATGEVDEVSQRLWTVVEARLL; from the coding sequence GTGCAGCGAGGCAGATTCATCACGTTCGAAGGCGGCGAAGGCGCCGGCAAGACCACGCAGGCGCGCCTGCTGGTCGAGCGGCTGCGCGCCGCTGGGCTGGACGTCGTTCAGACGCGGGAGCCGGGAGGCTCGCCGGGCGCCGAGGAAATCCGCAACATCGCCGTTTCGGGCGACGCCGACCGCTGGTCCGCGCGAACTGAGACCTTGCTGATGTACGCTGCCCGATCCGACCATCTGGAGCGCACGATCCGTCCCGCGCTGGAAGCCGGGCGCTGGGTGGTGTGCGATCGCTTCGCGGATTCGAGCCGCGTCTATCAGGGCGCAGGCGGCGGCGCGCCTGAAAGCCTGATCGAGGCGCTGGACGCGGCCGTGGTCGACGGCGATCAACCGGACCTGACCCTGGTGTTCGACCTGCCGGTGGATGTGGGGCTGGAACGCGCCTTCGGTCGCGGCCTGTTCGAGACGCGCTTTGAATCCAAGGGCATGGCCTTCCATCAGAAGCTCCGCGAAGGCTTTCTGGACGTGGCTGAGCGCCACCCCGACCGCTGTGTCGTCATCGACGCGACGGGCGAGGTCGATGAGGTGTCGCAACGCCTCTGGACGGTGGTGGAGGCGCGGCTGCTTTGA
- a CDS encoding DNA polymerase III subunit delta', producing MSEHPRDRFDLIADLKAEEAFLDALDRGRLHHAWLLCGVEGSGKASFAYRAARRLLGAAPDSSRGPLGAAPHDPVSRLVSAQSHPDLLVLERLVEGGKQKKSISVEQARDLPEFFAKSPSQARHRVAIIDSADDLNVNAANALLKILEEPPESGVLFLVTHAPGRLLATIRSRCRRLSFPVWPEHRLAELVERRTGVSLSEADEAARMAGGSPGAALDLASGAMSETDRLARSWVEGGAVDRAEQLAVADGFRGAEGQARFDALMDRLIAAVKRRAVETGGREGALWAELWGRLSELPDRAAGLNMDKGDVLAGALADIARVKASV from the coding sequence TTGAGCGAGCATCCGCGCGACCGGTTCGATCTGATCGCCGACCTCAAGGCCGAAGAGGCTTTTCTGGACGCGCTGGACCGTGGCCGTCTGCACCACGCCTGGCTTCTGTGCGGGGTCGAGGGATCGGGCAAGGCCAGCTTCGCCTATCGCGCCGCGCGGCGGCTGCTGGGCGCGGCGCCGGATTCTTCGCGCGGGCCGCTGGGCGCCGCGCCGCACGATCCCGTCAGTCGTCTGGTTTCGGCCCAGTCGCACCCTGATCTGCTGGTGCTTGAGCGTCTGGTCGAGGGCGGCAAGCAGAAGAAGTCGATCTCGGTCGAGCAGGCGCGCGACCTGCCGGAGTTCTTCGCCAAGAGCCCGTCTCAGGCGCGGCATCGGGTGGCGATCATCGACTCTGCCGACGACCTGAATGTCAATGCCGCCAATGCCTTGCTGAAAATTCTTGAGGAACCGCCTGAAAGCGGGGTTCTGTTCCTGGTGACGCACGCGCCGGGCCGTTTGCTGGCGACCATCCGCTCGCGGTGTCGCCGTCTCAGCTTTCCGGTCTGGCCTGAACATCGTCTGGCGGAACTGGTCGAGCGACGCACTGGCGTGTCGCTGTCCGAGGCGGATGAGGCGGCGCGCATGGCCGGCGGTTCTCCGGGCGCCGCGCTGGATCTGGCGTCTGGCGCCATGTCCGAAACGGATCGTCTGGCGCGCAGCTGGGTCGAAGGCGGCGCTGTGGACCGCGCCGAGCAACTGGCCGTGGCCGACGGCTTTCGCGGCGCTGAAGGGCAGGCGCGGTTCGACGCCCTGATGGATCGCCTGATCGCGGCGGTGAAGCGGCGCGCGGTCGAGACGGGCGGGCGCGAGGGCGCGCTGTGGGCTGAACTGTGGGGGCGGCTGTCGGAACTGCCGGACCGCGCGGCGGGCCTGAATATGGACAAGGGGGATGTGCTGGCTGGAGCTCTGGCCGACATCGCCCGCGTCAAGGCATCAGTATAA
- a CDS encoding TatD family hydrolase, whose translation MIIDSHVNLHAPQFDEDRDAVVARAREAGVRLMVEISDKLSTFDATHALAMNNADIWCTVGVHPHEAKDYADLTADHLVELAQRPRVIGIGECGLDFHYDLSPRDVQAAVFRQHIEAARRTGLPLVIHTREADEVMADILREEHGRAPFKFLMHCYTSGMELAELAMELGGWFSVSGIATFKAAEEVRAVIRRMPEDRIIVETDCPYLAPIPHRGRRNEPAYVGLVLAKLAEIRGWSPEQADRLTTDAFFNLFDRIPRPAE comes from the coding sequence ATGATCATCGACAGTCACGTCAATCTTCACGCGCCCCAGTTCGATGAAGACCGCGACGCCGTGGTCGCGCGCGCGCGCGAAGCGGGCGTGCGGCTGATGGTCGAGATTTCGGACAAGCTGTCGACCTTTGATGCGACCCATGCGCTGGCCATGAACAACGCCGACATCTGGTGCACGGTCGGGGTGCATCCGCATGAAGCCAAGGACTATGCCGATCTGACGGCCGATCATCTGGTGGAGTTGGCGCAGCGCCCGCGCGTCATCGGCATCGGCGAGTGCGGGTTGGACTTCCATTACGATCTCAGCCCGCGCGATGTGCAGGCGGCGGTCTTCCGCCAGCATATCGAGGCGGCGCGCCGCACCGGGCTGCCGCTAGTCATCCATACCCGAGAAGCGGACGAGGTCATGGCCGACATCCTGCGCGAAGAACATGGGCGGGCGCCGTTCAAATTCCTCATGCACTGCTACACCAGCGGCATGGAGCTGGCTGAACTGGCTATGGAATTGGGCGGTTGGTTCTCTGTTTCCGGCATCGCCACCTTCAAGGCGGCCGAAGAGGTGAGGGCGGTGATCCGGCGGATGCCCGAAGACCGCATCATCGTCGAGACGGACTGCCCCTATCTGGCGCCCATCCCGCATCGGGGCCGCCGCAACGAGCCCGCCTATGTCGGCCTGGTGCTGGCCAAGCTGGCCGAGATTCGCGGGTGGTCTCCGGAACAGGCGGATCGTCTGACGACCGACGCCTTCTTCAACCTGTTCGACCGTATCCCCCGGCCCGCCGAATGA
- a CDS encoding MBL fold metallo-hydrolase: MRELEVVILGCGSSGGVPRGDGDWGDCDPAEPRNRRTRCSMLARLHGPDGVTSVVIDTSPDFRQQMLMAEVQHIDGVLYTHDHADQTHGIDDLRVFAHARGRIPAWMDEPTHAALTRRFDYIFESQHGYPAIVEARPLPPHGRQWSVPGPGGDLPVATFDQAHGPIRSVGYRIGGVVYSSDVSDLDDEALEAVRGADLWILDALRYTPHPTHAHVDKALDWIARARVKQAVLTNLHIDLDYQRLKRELPTNVDVAYDGWRSRILLDEAQAGE, from the coding sequence ATGAGAGAGCTGGAGGTCGTCATCCTGGGGTGCGGTTCGTCGGGCGGGGTGCCGCGCGGCGACGGCGACTGGGGCGACTGTGATCCGGCCGAGCCGCGCAACCGGCGCACCCGCTGCTCCATGCTGGCGCGTCTTCATGGCCCGGATGGCGTCACCAGCGTGGTCATCGACACCTCGCCGGACTTCCGCCAGCAGATGCTGATGGCGGAAGTCCAGCATATCGACGGCGTCCTCTACACCCACGACCATGCGGACCAGACCCACGGCATCGACGATCTGCGGGTTTTCGCCCACGCGCGAGGCCGCATTCCCGCCTGGATGGATGAGCCGACCCATGCGGCGCTGACGCGGCGGTTTGACTACATTTTCGAGAGCCAGCACGGTTATCCGGCCATCGTCGAGGCGCGGCCGCTTCCGCCGCACGGCCGTCAATGGAGCGTGCCTGGGCCAGGCGGCGACCTGCCGGTGGCGACGTTCGATCAGGCGCACGGCCCGATCCGATCGGTCGGCTACAGGATCGGCGGCGTGGTCTATTCCAGCGACGTCTCAGACCTCGATGATGAGGCGCTGGAAGCGGTGCGCGGGGCTGACCTGTGGATACTGGACGCTCTTCGCTATACGCCCCATCCGACCCACGCCCATGTCGATAAGGCGCTGGACTGGATCGCGCGAGCGCGGGTGAAGCAGGCCGTCCTAACCAATCTGCACATTGACCTGGATTATCAGCGTTTGAAGCGGGAGCTTCCGACCAATGTCGATGTCGCTTATGACGGTTGGCGTAGCCGAATCTTGCTGGACGAGGCTCAGGCTGGGGAGTGA